A region of Pyxidicoccus parkwaysis DNA encodes the following proteins:
- a CDS encoding LytR/AlgR family response regulator transcription factor, with translation MAELRVLLVDDEPLARRGLRHALTRHAEVTVCGECRDGREAVTAIRELRPHLVLLDVQMPELDGFGVIREVGVAQMPAVIFITAYDAFAVRAFDVHAVDYLVKPFADERFDEALHRARQRLRQGEALELGRRLAGLLTDTPPPPAPVAAPSTESPGRLLVKVGSRSVLVPVGDIDWIEADDYCVTLHVGSQEHVLRESLAALEARLDAERFVRIHRSAIVNVERIRELHHASPTEWVVVLETGQRLRVSRNRREHLERRLGRPR, from the coding sequence GTGGCTGAGCTGCGCGTCCTGCTGGTGGACGACGAGCCGCTGGCCCGCCGTGGTCTGCGCCACGCGCTGACCCGCCATGCAGAAGTGACGGTGTGCGGAGAGTGCCGTGACGGGCGAGAGGCCGTGACGGCCATCCGCGAGCTGCGTCCGCACCTCGTGCTGCTCGATGTGCAGATGCCGGAGCTGGACGGGTTCGGCGTCATCCGTGAGGTGGGCGTGGCGCAGATGCCCGCGGTCATCTTCATCACCGCGTATGACGCCTTCGCGGTGCGCGCCTTCGATGTGCACGCAGTGGACTACCTGGTGAAGCCCTTCGCGGACGAGCGCTTCGACGAGGCCCTGCACCGCGCCCGGCAGCGGCTGCGCCAGGGTGAGGCTCTGGAGCTGGGCCGCCGCCTCGCGGGTCTGCTCACGGACACACCGCCGCCGCCCGCTCCCGTAGCCGCGCCATCCACTGAGTCCCCGGGGCGGCTGCTGGTGAAGGTGGGTTCCCGCTCCGTGCTGGTGCCCGTGGGAGACATCGACTGGATTGAGGCCGACGACTACTGCGTCACGCTGCACGTGGGCTCCCAGGAGCACGTGCTGCGGGAGAGTCTCGCGGCGCTGGAGGCTCGGCTGGACGCAGAGCGCTTCGTACGCATCCACCGCTCGGCCATCGTCAACGTGGAGCGCATCCGCGAGCTGCACCACGCCTCGCCCACGGAGTGGGTGGTGGTGCTGGAGACGGGACAGCGGCTGCGGGTGAGCCGCAACCGCCGTGAGCACCTGGAGCGCCGGCTGGGCCGGCCCCGGTAG